From the Psilocybe cubensis strain MGC-MH-2018 chromosome 9, whole genome shotgun sequence genome, one window contains:
- a CDS encoding Beta-glucosidase 1B: MSKLLPADFAYGFATAAYQIEGTPAGANRTASIWDTFTHVKPKSGHKRVADDSSGDVAADSFNRWREDIALLKSYGANSYRFSVSWSRIIDFGGSKKAAGYKDPANWEGIKLYREIIEELVRVGITPFVTLHHFDLPQALEDRYGGWLNKKIVDDFVHYAKICFESFGDVVKHWITTNEPYVAIVTGYGYGIHAPGRSSYREIADEGDSSTEPWIAGHHFILAHAHTVKYFREHVFPVHGGTIGITLDSSSYIPYDDKPENVEAAQRGRDFQLGLFADPIYKGHYPASVKRILGNRLPDFTAEEIDIIKGSSDFFGVNAYTSSLTRDGGHDELRGNIETTFIKPDGTQLGTQAKSSWLQDYAPGFRLLLNYIWKTYKTPIYVTENGFSAKSDVELSLPEVLHDTDRVEYFRGYTNALLAAVVEDGVPVKGYFAWSLLDNFEWSDGYTTRFGVTYVDYKTQMRYPKESSQFLKKWFAEHIGRE; encoded by the exons ATGTCAAAACTCCTTCCTGCGGATTTCGCCTATGGGTTTGCTACTG CTGCATACCAAATCGAAGGGACCCCAGCTGGCGCTAATCGCACTGCATCGATATGGGATACTTTCACTCATGTCAAGCCGAAGTCAGGACACAAACGGGTTGCAGACGATTCGTCTGGGGACGTCGCCGCCGATTCGTTTAACCGTTGGAGAGAAGATATCGCTCTTTTAAAGTCGTACGGCGCAAACTCGTACAGATTCTCGGTATCTTGGTCAAGGATTATAGACTTTGGTGGTAGCAAAAAGGCAGCAGGATATAAAGACCCTGCCAATTGGGAAGGCATTAAGTTGTATAGAGAAATCATAGAGGAACTTGTACGGGTCGGCATAACACCGTTTGTG ACACTGCACCATTTTGATCTCCCTCAAGCTTTGGAGGACCGATACGGTGGCTGGTTGAACAAAAAAATCGTCGATGATTTTGTTCATTACGCAAAG ATATGCTTTGAATCCTTTGGCGACGTCGTGAAACATTG GATTACCACCAATGAGCCATATGTTGCTATCGTCACAGGGTATGGATATGGCATACATGCTCCCGGTCGTTCCAGTTACCGCGAGATAGCGGACGAAGGAGATTCTTCAACCGAGCCTTGGAT AGCTGGACATCATTTTATTCTCGCACACGCGCATACGGTCAAGTATTTCCGTGAACACGTTTTCCCAGTGCACGGAGGAACCATCGGAATCACTCTGGATTCATCTTCCTACATCCCGTACGATGACAAACCGGAAA ATGTAGAGGCTGCTCAACGGGGACGTGATTTCCAGCTCGGCTTGTTCGCTGACCCGATATACAAAGGCCACTACCCAGCATCTGTAAAGCGAATCCTGGGAAATCGACTCCCAGACTTTACTgctgaagaaattgatatcATCAAAGGATCATCGGATTTCTTTGGGGTGAACGCATATACTAGCAGTCTCACGC GCGATGGCGGTCACGACGAACTGAGAGGAAACATTGAGACGACATTCATAAAACCGGATGGCACACAACTCGGAACACAAG CAAAGTCCTCTTGGCTTCAAGATT ACGCTCCAGGATTTAGATTG TTACTAAACTACATCTGGAAA ACGTACAAAACACCGATATA TGTCACTGAGAACGGATTCTCTGCTAAAAGTGACGTTGAGCTTTCCTTACCAGAGGTTCTCCACGATACCGATAGAGTGGAGTACTTCCGAGGGTACACTAACGCTTTATTAGccgcggtggtggaggacgGCGTTCCGGTCAAGGGATACTTTGCATGGA GTCTTCTTGATAATTTTGAATGGTCTGATGGGTATACTACGAGGTTCGGCGTTACATACGTCGATTATAAAACACAGATGCGATATCCAAAGGAATCGTCTCAATTTCTCAAAAAG TGGTTCGCAGAACATATAGGACGAGAATGA
- a CDS encoding Vegetative incompatibility protein HET-E-1 — MDLDAHQLLLSGIISSIDVEGDILKNDKNRSFYWVHIYVDNHKVIKSKKSQSRSRELSWKWDSDNKIGFTPSSVVKVELHRGFKGGIIGKIPQTKVHVAQFAERIERLLDNDSKSFALVDRKGKTIAQINMSLSLCATRDELISDFMKKVDGDVDDLKGIEGVSKRALLVLGPVLQNTRVLMNSVADATHQTEIQDQSIRELAETLREMLATTTAKLDLPRIPDAVDLIKEIGFQSLQVASLIHEYTQPSFSERTLRLYFGDMSSRITECQRRCLVLKERFYERIQLETNKAVKESKDIMNEVKNEVCKVKDDALAEKIFKWLWPSDRPIDISKNYNEAHGKRQRQTCSWFLEDERFGRWLHHPGFIWVHGKAGCGKTILMASIINKLPDPSSSTGIVYFFFDARDGQTDSQLHIKFIRSLAYQLCDSRHGGIPQEMVDLHTKCGASQPLDDQLEETMQHILEGFDRVFIAIDALDECSDRQKTLDWVRKLLTNTQLQTDIHLLITSRHETDITNVFKDLGGDSIDVVNPTNKDIEDYISKQMECSKLQRFNEQIRGEVESKLRDCADGSFRYTALMLAELEQCSTLSKLEKALTKFPNGLDEIYDRILRKCKDEDALDLRRFLQFLAFSMEAITLSELAETVTIEFSSDDQAVFNPKRRYLNPSDILELCGGLVVMSKDERNTNAHRPWKEEFIKLSHFSVKEYLISTRVQNRFCLANTAQSRIDISKTLMSYLLETYLINDTSDASAFPLKNYAAETWDLHVGYHGIDADTTVFKMAARLLRSGIPVLTKVAIGKFDLSPKESQCLKKGLVEIEPRPLQWASLLGLVGVVEHLLAEVDNNNPDREQLEAASSRSSVHASKVCQKRAIDVNVNTVGGKYGTALQAASNRGHELVVETLLKHGADVNAVAGKYGTALQAACYRGHESVVQALLKHGADVNVVSGKYGTALQSATLRCSRQSVVEALLKHGADVNAMAGKFGTALQAASYEGNQSLIELLIKHGANVNAVDSKHKTALQVASNRGNLLAAKALLKHGADVNHTVPGYFATALQAASSKGHYSLVDLLLNNGADVNVSGGYHGNALQAACFQSHNKVIELLLNNKAEVTSLVHLARINDPALQEKLRAAYSADKKNVSLGFLPRPRLS, encoded by the exons ATGGATCTCGACGCCCACCAGTTGCTCCTCAGTGGAATTATATCCA GCATCGATGTCGAAGGCGACATCTTGAAGAACGATAAAAACCGATCCTTTTATTGGGTTCACATCTACGTCGACAACCACAAAGTAATAAAATCGAAGAAATCCCAATCTCGTTCCCGAGAGCTTTCTTGGAAATGGGACTCGGATAACAAAAT CGGTTTTACACCTTCTTCGGTAGTCAAAGTTGAGCTCCATCGCGGTTTTAAAGGAGGGATAATAGGAAAAATCCCTCAAACCAAGGTACATGTGGCACAATTTGCGGAACGAATTGAGCGATTGCTCGATAACG ATTCGAAATCGTTTGCGCTGGTGGATAGAAAGGGAAAAACCATTGCGCAAATCAACATGTCTCTTTCTCTGTGTGCGACACGCGATGAGTTGATCTCGGACTTCATGAAGAAAGTTGACGGAGATGTGGATGATCTTAAAGGCATCGAAGGCGTCAGCAAACGTGCGTTGTTAGTATTGGGACCTGTGCTGCAGAATACAAGGGTCTTGATGAACAGTGTCGCTGAC GCAACACATCAAACGGAAATCCAGGACCAATCAATCCGAGAGCTTGCTGAAACCTTGCGCGAGATGCTCGCTACTACAACCGCGAAGCTTGACTTGCCAAGAATACCAGACGCAGTCGACCTCATCAAAGAAATTGGCTTTCAATCCTTGCAGGTTGCATCACTCATTCACGAGTATACCCAACCCTCTTTCTCCG AACGGACTTTGAGATTGTACTTTGGTGATATGAGCTCACGTATCACAGAGTGCCAAAGAAGATGTCTGGTTCTAAAAGAGAGGTTCTATGAGAGAATACAGCTGGAAACGAATAAGGCGGTGAAAGAAAGCA AGGATATTATGAACGAGGTCAAAAATGAGGTTTGCAAGGTGAAGGACGACGCCCTAG CGGAAAAGATTTTCAAGTGGTTGTGGCCCTCCGACCGCCCAATCGACATTTCAAAAAACTACAACGAAGCTCATGGAAAGCGTCAGCGCCAGACATGTTCATGGTTTCTCGAGGACGAGAGATTCGGACGATGGCTACATCATCCTGGCTTCATCTGGGTCCACGGAAAAG CGGGGTGTGGCAAGACAATCTTAAT GGCCTCGATTATCAATAAACTTCCGGACCCCAGCTCATCGACTGGAATtgtttatttcttcttcgatgCACGCGACGGACAGACAGACTCCCAGCTACATATAAAATTCATACGATCACTGGCGTACCAGCTATGCGACTCCCGTCATGGAGGGATTCCGCAAGAGATGGTAGACCTTCATACAAAATGTGGTGCTTCGCAACCATTGGATGATCAACTCGAGGAGACCATGCAACATATTCTAGAAGGATTTGACCGCGTGTTCATTGCCATTGATGCCCTAGACGAGTGCTCAGATCGCCAAAAGACACTTGATTGGGTTCGGAAACTCCTCACCAACACACAACTACAAACTGATATTCATTTGCTAATCACAAGTCGACATGAGACAGACATCACAAACGTTTTTAAAGATCTAGGCGGCGACAGTATTGACGTCGTTAATCCTACAAACAAAGACATTGAGGACTATATCAGCAAGCAAATGGAATGTTCAAAGCTTCAGCGATTCAATGAACAGATTCGGGGTGAGGTAGAATCAAAATTACGGGATTGTGCTGACGGATC GTTTCGATACACTGCACTAATGCTGGCTGAATTGGAGCAGTGTTCAACCTTGTCCAAGTTGGAGAAAGCATTGACCAAGTTTCCAAATGGCCTCGACGAAATATATGACCGAATTCTGCGTAAATGCAAGGACGAAGACGCTTTGGATCTTCGAAGGTTTCTTCAGTTCCTTGCATTCTCAATGGAAGCAATAACACTTAGTGAACTCGCTGAAACTGTTACGATTGAATTCTCTTCGGATGATCAGGCAGTTTTTAATCCTAAAAGACGGTATCTCAACCCATCTGATATCCTGGAGCTATGTGGAGGATTGGTTgtaatgagtaaagatgaACGAAACACCA ATGCTCACAGACCCTGGAAAGAGGAATTCATTAAATTGTCTCATTTCTCGGTGAAGGAATATCTCATCTCCACTCGAGTTCAAAACAGATTTTGTCTGGCCAATACCGCTCAATCTCGCATTGATATCTCAAAAACATTGATGTCGTATCTCTTGGAAACTTACTTAATCAACGACACATCTGATGCCTCTGCTTTCCCGCTCAAAAATTATGCTGCAGAGACCTGGGACCTCCATGTTGGATACCATGGCATAGATGCAGATACTACCGTGTTCAAGATGGCAGCACGTCTATTAAGATCAGGAATCCCTGTTCTAACAAAGGTCGCCATTGGAAAATTTGACCTCAGTCCAAAAGAAAGTCAATGTCTGAAGAAGGGACTAGTGGAAATTGAGCCAAGGCCACTACAGTGGGCATCGTTGCTAGGACTTGTTGGGGTGGTCGAACACCTATTGGCAGAGGTGGATAATAATAACCCAGACAGAGAGCAATTGGAGGCAGCATCCTCTAGAAGCAGTGTTCATGCGTCTAAGGTCTGCCAGAAACGCGCCATAGATGTCAATGTCAACACCGTGGGTGGCAAGTATGGCACGGCACTCCAGGCAGCATCTAATAGGGGCCATGAATTAGTGGTTGAAACACTCTTAAAACATGGTGCTGATGTCAATGCTGTGGCAGGGAAATACGGCACTGCACTCCAAGCGGCCTGCTACAGGGGTCATGAATCGGTGGTCCAAGCCCTTCTGAAGCATGGCGCGGATGTCAATGTCGTGAGTGGCAAGTATGGCACTGCTCTTCAGTCTGCAACTCTACGATGCAGTCGTCAATCGGTGGTTGAAGCACTCCTCAAACACGGTGCGGACGTCAACGCCATGGCTGGAAAGTTCggcactgcactccaggcagCGTCTTATGAAGGCAATCAATCGCTGATTGAACTACTCATAAAGCACGGTGCAAATGTCAATGCTGTGGATAGCAAGCACAAGACTGCACTCCAGGTGGCATCAAATCGGGGCAATCTATTGGCAGCCAAAGCACTCCTGAAACACGGCGCAGATGTCAACCATACCGTGCCTGGCTACTTTGccactgcactccaggcgGCATCTTCTAAGGGCCATTATAGTCTTGTGGACCTCTTGTTGAACAATGGGGCAGATGTGAACGTGTCAGGGGGCTATCATGGCAATGCACTACAGGCAGCATGTTTCCAAAGTCACAATAAAGTTATTGAATTGCTCTTAAACAATAAGGCTGAAGTGACCTCACTGGTTCATCTGGCTCGTATCAATGACCCCGCACTGCAGGAAAAACTTCGCGCAGCATATTCTGCAGACAAGAAAAATGTGAGTTTGGGTTTCTTACCTCGTCCTCGATTATCCTGA